The Leishmania braziliensis MHOM/BR/75/M2904 complete genome, chromosome 9 genome includes a window with the following:
- a CDS encoding putative protein kinase: MQHPRRNSRGSASPSCEGHNYAKAIIVEDDERGEEAISRGAGRGPSVGGGDGGTSCASNSPLTSSSGGSVHEAQPPPAVATLATAPLGLVASGIDEPLCGEQAHSIRTRCRETEAPTTPPPQLHSVVNGATRAVDASGRASTARIMRLDPVTPSFVSSLSPHPVAHHTLRLQPSAASLQPLPHARQLQERVDEEEGVPPSKRLRPSLSKPIASAATPPLATAPRGICTADVGSSGSRVLRLVLSSCSATPADTAKTSARTPASVSAAGGGGGNGAATTCVNVSAHGEALKGGRREAAEEAESPAKANEEAQCTSDTPAHAPLGVSPPLPLASPAAATIVKAEASGIGVAPLPAAPASRPPPILTSVTTRAITANALNVGSPVSASVASVVAQQHHIRPTTSGASPSGAIETSGFPRLRSLTPTPYPGAQGSPCRRHRFAGVNLPGAPPPSIDFGSIQRTVMDVYEVHEKLSEGTYGEVFKGVDKRTGAAVALKRLKILSTHQGFPQTSLREIIALRHIQSQRERLEERLRNDVHHRATVAITDPLAEVSQLCDVLLYDRQQRDIVLVFAYATASLAGLCRRQFAFTPSEMAFLMKKLLIAVRKLHEMRIIHRDIKSDNVLVTWEGEVQLTDFGLCSIVASGPSQSGAPVWRTPSVITLAYRPPEMLLGSTAYDEKVDVWSLGCLLAQMYLLEPPFYRHRAQPQQRAPERSAATELDQLSRITEVLGPLPPVRVYHPDSCQHMRVLEQLERQGRLAESGQATQPPNWGKLQTIFEPSFLYQQFHGFRGWFEAELERSRHQPRRRPTQACMDVLCAALQLDPQQRPSAAELLRMPYFTTLDDAPLLGSYQRVLSVTPEREAEVRHGFMIKVRRCGDSHTQRRLHQ; encoded by the coding sequence ATGCAGCATCCACGTAGAAACAGCCGTGGCTCTGCGTCCCCCTCCTGTGAGGGTCACAACTATGCAAAGGCGATCATAGTAGAGGATGacgaaaggggagaggaggcgattAGCAGGGGCGCTGGTCGAGGTCCaagcgtcggcggcggcgatggtggcaCCAGCTGTGCCAGCAACTCTCCCCTCACCTCCAGCTCAGGCGGCAGCGTGCACGAAGCCCAGCCACCACCCGCGGTGGCCACATTGGCAACAGCGCCACTGGGGCTAGTCGCGTCAGGCATAGACGAACCTCTATGCGGTGAGCAGGCACACTCCATCCGCACTAGGtgcagagaaacagaggcgccaacaacaccaccaccacagctgcATTCAGTCGTCAATGGCGCCACTAGGGCTGTGGATGCTAGTGGTAGGGCAAGTACAGCGCGAATCATGCGGCTAGACCCCGTCACGCCCTCCTTCGTCTCTTCTTTGTCTCCCCATCCTGTGGCTCATCAcacgctgcgcctccagccctccgccgcctcactTCAGCCCCTTCCCCAcgcacggcagctgcaggagcgggttgatgaagaggaaggggtgcCCCCCTCAAAGCGGCTGCGTCCATCTCTGAGCAAACCCATTGCCTCTGCAGCTACACCTCCTTTGGCAACGGCACCTCGTGGTATATGTACCGCAGAtgtcggcagcagcggcagccgtgtCTTGCGGCTCGTATTGTCAAGTTGCAGTGCCACTCCAGCCGACACTGCAAAGACGTCAGCTCGTACGCCGGCGTCCGTCTCCGCTgcgggcggtggtggtggtaacGGTGCGGCCACCACATGCGTCAACGTCTCCGCCCATGGCGAGGCGCTCAAAGGgggcagaagagaagcagccgaAGAAGCAGAGAGCCCGGCCAAGGCCAACGAGGAGGCACAGTGTACGTCAGACACGCCGGCGCATGCCCCTTTGGGTGTCtcaccacctcttccacTAGCCTccccagccgccgccaccatcgTCAAGGCTGAGGCGAGTGGCATCGGTGTCGCACCTCTCCCAGCGGCCCCAGCGTCGCGCCCACCGCCGATCCTCACAAGCGTCACCACACGCGCCATCACTGCCAACGCGCTAAACGTGGGGTCGCCCGTGTCGGCCTCCGTGGCGTCGGTCGTCGCGCAACAGCATCATATTCGACCGACCACATCTGGTGCAAGCCCTTCCGGAGCGATAGAGACAAGCGGCTTCCCGCGCCTACGCTCGCTTACACCAACACCATACCCCGGCGCGCAAGGGTCCCCATGCCGGCGTCACCGCTTTGCGGGGGTAAACCTCCCCGGCGCTCCGCCGCCATCTATTGACTTTGGCTCCATCCAGCGCACTGTGATGGACGTCTATGAGGTGCACGAGAAGCTCAGCGAAGGCACGTATGGCGAGGTCTTCAAGGGCGTCGACAAGCGAactggcgctgcggtggcactgAAGCGTCTCAAGATACTGAGCACCCACCAGGGCTTTCCACAGACCTCGTTGCGGGAGATAATTGCCCTTCGACACATCCAGAGCCAGCGCGAGCGGCTCGAGGAACGACTGCGCAACGACGTGCATCACCGCGCCACGGTGGCCATCACCGACCCTCTCGCGGAGGTCTCGCAACTCTGTGATGTTCTTCTCTACgatcggcagcagcgcgacaTTGTGCTGGTGTTCGCGTACGCCACGGCGAGTCTGGCCGGCCTGTGTCGCCGCCAGTTCGCCTTTACTCCGTCGGAGATGGCCTTCCTCATGAAGAAACTCCTCATCGCGGTACGCAAGCTGCATGAGATGCGCATTATTCACCGCGACATTAAGTCCGATAATGTGTTGGTAACGTGGGAAGGCGAGGTGCAGTTGACCGACTTTGGGCTGTGCTCCATCGTCGCATCCGGGCCGTCGCAGTCTGGCGCGCCTGTGTGGCGGACACCAAGCGTGATTACCCTGGCCTACCGTCCACCAGAGATGCTGCTGGGCAGCACCGCGTATGATGAGAAGGTGGATGTGTGGTCGCTTGGGTGCCTGCTCGCCCAGATGTACCTTCTCGAGCCCCCCTTTTACAGGCACCgcgcgcagccacagcagcgtgcGCCTGAGCGATCGGCGGCTACGGAACTAGACCAGCTCTCCCGCATTACAGAGGTGCTAGGaccgctgccaccggtgcGCGTCTATCACCCTGACTCGTGTCAGCACATGCGCGTTCTGGAACAACTGGAGAGGCAGGGGCGTTTGGCTGAGTCTGGGCAAGCCACGCAGCCGCCCAACTGGGGCAAGCTGCAGACCATCTTCGAGCCAAGTTTCCTTTATCAGCAATTCCACGGTTTTCGGGGTTGGTTTGAGGCAGAGCTGGAACGCTCGCGGCACCAGCCACGCCGTCGGCCCACGCAAGCTTGCATGGACGTACTCTGCGCCGCCTTACAGCTcgacccgcagcagcgcccctccgcggcagagctgctgcgcatgccATACTTTACCACCTTAGATGACGCCCCGTTGCTGGGTAGCTATCAACGGGTCCTCTCCGTCACCCCGGAACGGGAGGCTGAGGTGCGCCACGGCTTCATGATAAAGGTGCGACGATGTGGAGACAGCCACACGCAACGCCGCCTGCATCAGTAA